One window from the genome of Salisaeta longa DSM 21114 encodes:
- a CDS encoding class II fumarate hydratase: MATDFRTERDSLGEVRVPSDALYGAQTQRAKENFPVSDLRFSRRFIEALGIVKEAAARANQSLGLLDEATADAIVAAAREVRAGTHDDAFVVDIFQTGSGTSTNMNANEVIANRASELVGAARGSKAVHPNDDVNMSQSSNDTIPTSMHVAARRALTEELLPALRALHTALSDKAAAFDDVLKSGRTHLMDATPVRLGQEFSGYAAQVARAIARIEESAAALGTVALGGTATGTGLNCPPDFPERAIGFISEITGLDFQETDNHFAEQAAKDTYVEAHGSLNTLASALLKIANDLRHLSSGPTSGLSEITLPTIQPGSSIMPGKINPVQSEQVMMVAARVMGNHTTITVSNTHGNFELNVMMPVMAHAMLESIDILAGSVEAFRTKCVEGIEANRARCKELLELNPSIATALNTAIGYDKASEVAKRAAKERKSVRTIVQEMDLLTAEELDEYLDVRAMTEPGIPG, encoded by the coding sequence ATGGCTACCGATTTTCGAACCGAGCGCGACTCCCTTGGCGAGGTGCGCGTGCCGTCTGATGCCCTTTACGGCGCCCAGACGCAACGCGCGAAGGAGAACTTTCCCGTAAGCGACTTACGGTTTTCGCGCCGCTTCATTGAAGCCCTTGGCATCGTGAAGGAAGCCGCGGCCCGCGCCAACCAGTCGCTGGGCTTGCTCGACGAGGCCACCGCCGATGCGATTGTAGCAGCCGCTCGCGAGGTGCGCGCGGGCACCCACGACGACGCCTTTGTCGTCGACATCTTCCAAACCGGCAGCGGCACCTCCACCAACATGAACGCCAACGAGGTGATTGCCAACCGCGCCTCGGAGCTGGTGGGCGCCGCGCGCGGCAGCAAGGCGGTGCACCCCAACGACGACGTCAACATGTCGCAGTCGTCCAACGACACCATTCCCACGAGCATGCACGTGGCCGCCCGCCGTGCGCTCACCGAGGAGTTGCTGCCCGCCCTGCGCGCCCTCCACACGGCGCTATCGGACAAGGCCGCTGCGTTCGACGACGTGCTCAAAAGCGGCCGCACCCACCTGATGGACGCCACGCCGGTACGCTTGGGGCAAGAGTTTAGCGGATATGCTGCGCAGGTTGCGCGGGCCATCGCGCGCATCGAGGAGTCGGCCGCGGCGCTGGGCACCGTCGCCCTGGGCGGCACCGCCACGGGCACCGGCCTCAACTGCCCCCCCGACTTTCCCGAGCGGGCCATCGGGTTTATCAGCGAGATTACGGGGCTCGACTTCCAGGAGACCGACAATCACTTTGCCGAACAGGCCGCCAAAGATACGTACGTGGAGGCGCACGGCAGTTTGAATACGTTGGCCTCGGCCCTTCTCAAGATTGCCAACGACCTGCGCCATCTGTCGAGCGGGCCCACGAGCGGGCTCTCGGAGATTACGCTGCCCACCATTCAGCCGGGGTCGTCGATCATGCCCGGCAAAATCAACCCGGTGCAAAGCGAACAGGTGATGATGGTTGCGGCCCGCGTGATGGGTAACCACACCACCATCACGGTTTCCAACACGCACGGCAACTTCGAGCTGAATGTGATGATGCCCGTCATGGCCCATGCCATGCTTGAGAGCATCGACATTTTGGCCGGCAGCGTAGAGGCCTTCCGCACCAAGTGCGTCGAGGGCATCGAGGCCAACCGGGCGCGCTGCAAGGAGCTGTTGGAACTCAACCCTTCGATTGCGACGGCCCTGAATACTGCGATTGGATACGACAAAGCCAGCGAGGTAGCCAAGCGGGCCGCGAAGGAGCGGAAGTCGGTGCGCACCATCGTGCAGGAAATGGATCTGCTCACCGCCGAGGAGCTCGACGAGTACCTCGACGTGCGCGCCATGACCGAACCCGGCATCCCCGGCTAG
- the sufB gene encoding Fe-S cluster assembly protein SufB yields MSQSETEYLEGVASQEYEHGWTTDIETETAPKGLNEDVVRYISERKEEPEWLTEWRLKAFRYFKTLMEDEGSYPEWAHLDYKRPDLQDISYFSAPNNKARYDSLDEVPQELLDTFERLGIPLEEQKQLTGVAVDAVMDSVSVATTFKETLKEAGVIFMSFGEAAREHPELVKKHLGSVVPYTDNYYAALNSAVFSDGSFVYVPEGVHCPMELSTYFRINEQGTGQFERTLIVAEKGSYVSYLEGCTAPMRKEQQLHAAVVELVAHEDAEIKYSTIQNWYPGNPETGEGGVLNLVTKRGICKGDRSKISWTQLETGSAVTQKYPSVILKGDDSVGEFYSVAFTKGKQQADTGTKMLHLGKNTKSTIISKGISAGESNNSYRGLVKIGKNAENARNFSQCDSLLLGDTCGAHTFPYIEVGNNSAQVEHEATTSKVGEDQMFYCHQRGLGEEEALKLIVNGFCQEILAELPMEFAVEAKELLAIELEGSVG; encoded by the coding sequence ATGAGCCAGTCTGAAACCGAATACCTCGAAGGAGTGGCCAGTCAGGAGTATGAGCATGGCTGGACCACCGACATCGAAACCGAGACGGCCCCCAAAGGCCTGAACGAAGACGTCGTGCGCTACATTTCCGAGCGCAAGGAAGAGCCCGAGTGGCTTACCGAATGGCGCCTGAAGGCCTTTCGCTACTTCAAAACACTGATGGAAGACGAAGGCAGCTATCCGGAGTGGGCCCATCTGGACTATAAGCGACCGGACCTGCAGGACATCAGCTACTTCTCGGCTCCAAACAACAAGGCCCGCTACGACAGCCTCGACGAGGTCCCACAGGAGCTCTTGGACACGTTTGAGCGCCTCGGCATTCCGCTGGAAGAGCAGAAGCAGCTCACCGGCGTGGCCGTAGACGCGGTGATGGACTCCGTTTCGGTCGCCACGACGTTTAAGGAGACGCTGAAAGAGGCGGGCGTCATCTTCATGTCGTTTGGCGAAGCGGCCCGCGAGCATCCCGAACTCGTCAAGAAGCACCTGGGCTCGGTGGTGCCCTACACCGACAACTACTACGCGGCGCTCAACTCGGCCGTGTTCTCGGACGGCTCGTTCGTGTATGTGCCTGAGGGCGTACATTGCCCCATGGAGCTCTCCACCTACTTCCGGATTAACGAGCAGGGCACCGGTCAGTTTGAGCGGACGCTCATCGTAGCCGAGAAGGGCAGCTATGTGAGCTATCTGGAAGGCTGCACGGCCCCCATGCGCAAGGAGCAGCAACTGCACGCAGCGGTGGTGGAGCTCGTGGCGCACGAAGATGCCGAGATCAAGTACTCTACCATCCAGAACTGGTACCCCGGCAACCCCGAGACCGGCGAAGGTGGCGTGCTGAACCTCGTGACGAAGCGCGGCATCTGCAAGGGCGACCGCTCGAAGATCAGCTGGACGCAGCTTGAAACCGGCTCCGCCGTCACGCAGAAGTACCCGAGCGTCATCCTGAAGGGCGACGACTCGGTCGGCGAGTTCTACTCTGTGGCTTTCACCAAAGGCAAGCAGCAGGCCGACACCGGCACCAAGATGCTGCACCTAGGCAAAAACACGAAGTCTACGATTATCTCGAAGGGCATCTCGGCCGGCGAGTCGAATAACAGCTACCGCGGCCTCGTCAAGATTGGCAAGAACGCCGAGAATGCGCGCAACTTTTCGCAGTGCGACTCGCTCTTGCTGGGCGACACCTGCGGCGCGCACACCTTCCCGTACATCGAAGTGGGCAACAACTCGGCCCAGGTGGAGCACGAAGCGACCACCTCGAAGGTGGGCGAAGATCAGATGTTCTACTGCCACCAGCGCGGCCTGGGCGAGGAGGAAGCCCTGAAGCTCATTGTGAACGGCTTCTGCCAGGAGATTCTGGCCGAGCTCCCCATGGAGTTTGCCGTTGAGGCCAAGGAGCTGCTCGCCATCGAGCTGGAAGGCTCCGTTGGATAG
- the sufC gene encoding Fe-S cluster assembly ATPase SufC — protein sequence MALLEVNDLHAGVEGEDIKILNGVNLTVEPGEVHAIMGPNGSGKSTLAAVLSGREEYEVTGGSVTYKGEDLLDLEAEERAQAGVFLAFQYPVELPGVSMMNFLKEAVNSVREARGEDDLSSAEFLQLVRERSKLVDLSPDLVKRAVNEGFSGGEKKRNEIFQMAMLEPQLAIMDETDSGLDIDALQQVADGVNKLRSDDRSFVVITHYQRLLNYIVPDRVHVMMDGRIARSGGKELALQLEEQGYDWLREEAAAAA from the coding sequence ATGGCACTCCTTGAAGTTAACGATTTGCATGCAGGCGTTGAAGGCGAGGACATCAAGATCCTCAACGGCGTCAACCTGACGGTAGAACCCGGCGAAGTGCACGCCATCATGGGGCCGAACGGCTCCGGCAAAAGCACGCTGGCCGCGGTGCTCTCGGGCCGCGAAGAGTATGAGGTGACCGGCGGCTCGGTCACCTACAAGGGCGAGGACCTGCTCGACCTGGAAGCCGAAGAACGCGCGCAGGCCGGCGTCTTTCTCGCGTTTCAGTATCCGGTGGAGCTGCCGGGCGTAAGCATGATGAACTTCCTGAAGGAAGCCGTGAACAGCGTGCGCGAGGCGCGCGGCGAAGACGACCTCAGCTCGGCCGAGTTTCTGCAGCTGGTGCGCGAGCGCTCGAAGCTCGTGGATCTGAGCCCCGACCTCGTAAAGCGCGCCGTGAACGAAGGCTTCTCGGGCGGCGAGAAGAAGCGCAACGAAATCTTCCAGATGGCCATGCTGGAACCGCAGCTCGCCATTATGGACGAGACCGACTCGGGCCTCGACATCGACGCCCTGCAGCAAGTGGCCGACGGGGTGAACAAGCTCCGAAGCGACGATCGCTCGTTCGTCGTGATCACGCACTACCAGCGCCTCCTCAACTACATCGTGCCCGATCGTGTGCACGTGATGATGGACGGCCGTATTGCGCGCTCTGGCGGCAAAGAGCTGGCGCTTCAGCTGGAAGAACAAGGGTACGACTGGCTGCGCGAAGAAGCGGCCGCGGCAGCGTAA
- a CDS encoding HesB/IscA family protein, whose translation MTVSVTDRALNQIRDVASEEGVDLEETLLRVAVVPGGCSGLTYDLGWDTTVQETDTVEAVDGVRVVLDQKSALYVDGSELDFTDGLDGEGFHFANPQASRTCACGESFGM comes from the coding sequence ATGACTGTCTCTGTTACGGATCGCGCGCTTAATCAAATCCGCGATGTAGCGTCTGAGGAAGGGGTTGACCTGGAAGAAACGCTCTTGCGCGTTGCGGTCGTGCCCGGCGGGTGCTCGGGGCTTACGTACGACCTAGGCTGGGATACCACCGTGCAGGAAACGGACACCGTGGAGGCGGTGGACGGCGTGCGCGTTGTGCTCGATCAGAAAAGCGCGCTCTACGTCGACGGCTCGGAGCTGGATTTTACCGACGGGCTAGATGGCGAGGGCTTTCACTTTGCCAACCCGCAGGCATCGCGCACTTGCGCATGCGGTGAGTCGTTTGGCATGTAA
- the sufD gene encoding Fe-S cluster assembly protein SufD, with the protein MATALDTDTRPEDRFISAFEVNHGEALNGTSASMAQQREQAIARFAELGLPTNKLEAYKYTNIAKVLDRPYTMPLGSEAPSVAPDDITPFLIDDLDAHRLVLVNGRLDASLSDVGALPDGVVVSGLADAGAHNADLVDAHYGRYADSTDEALTALNTAFAQDGAFVYVPRGTMLDKPVFVLHLNAGAEDAFVQPRQLFVVEEGGAARVIEAQYSLTEARTFTNTVTEAFVGARGNLDHYVLQDEGAHASQVHTLAAAHNESSIFDTHTVTLSGEVVRNNLTLTPDGAHCETHLFGLLLGRGTMHIDNHTLVDHVHADCFSNELYKNILDESATGVFNGKVFVRPDSQRINAYQSNKSVVLTDEAEIYAKPELEIYADDVQCSHGATTGQLDKEGLFYLRSRGLSEYRARVLMLQAFAQDVIDEIKDDTYRAFVTERVRQRFAESFA; encoded by the coding sequence ATGGCAACTGCACTCGACACCGACACCCGCCCCGAAGACCGCTTCATCTCGGCCTTTGAGGTTAACCACGGCGAGGCCCTCAACGGCACCAGCGCCTCCATGGCGCAGCAGCGCGAACAAGCGATTGCGCGCTTTGCCGAGCTGGGCCTGCCCACCAATAAGCTGGAGGCCTACAAGTACACCAACATCGCCAAGGTCCTCGACCGGCCCTACACGATGCCGCTAGGCTCCGAGGCCCCGTCGGTAGCACCGGACGACATCACGCCGTTCTTGATCGACGACCTCGACGCCCACCGCCTCGTGCTGGTGAATGGCCGCCTCGATGCGTCGCTCTCCGACGTGGGCGCGCTGCCCGATGGCGTGGTGGTGAGCGGCCTGGCCGACGCCGGAGCGCATAACGCGGACCTCGTGGATGCGCACTACGGCCGCTATGCCGACAGCACCGACGAGGCCCTCACGGCCCTCAACACGGCGTTTGCACAAGATGGCGCGTTCGTGTATGTGCCCCGCGGCACCATGCTCGACAAACCGGTCTTCGTGCTGCACCTCAACGCGGGCGCCGAGGATGCGTTCGTACAGCCGCGCCAACTGTTTGTGGTGGAAGAGGGCGGCGCGGCCCGCGTCATTGAGGCCCAGTACAGCCTCACCGAGGCGCGCACCTTTACCAACACGGTCACAGAAGCCTTTGTGGGCGCGCGCGGCAACCTCGACCACTACGTCCTGCAAGATGAAGGCGCACACGCCTCGCAGGTGCACACCCTGGCCGCCGCGCACAACGAAAGCAGCATCTTCGATACGCACACCGTCACGCTCTCGGGCGAGGTGGTGCGCAACAACCTGACGCTCACGCCCGACGGCGCCCACTGCGAAACACACCTCTTTGGCCTGCTGCTCGGACGCGGCACCATGCACATCGACAACCACACGCTGGTAGACCACGTGCATGCCGATTGCTTCAGCAACGAGCTGTACAAAAACATCCTGGACGAATCCGCAACCGGCGTCTTCAACGGCAAGGTGTTTGTCCGACCCGACTCGCAGCGCATCAACGCCTACCAGTCCAACAAGAGCGTGGTGCTCACGGACGAGGCCGAGATCTACGCGAAGCCCGAGCTCGAAATATACGCCGATGATGTGCAGTGCAGCCACGGCGCCACCACCGGACAGCTCGACAAAGAAGGCCTGTTCTATCTCCGCTCGCGGGGCCTCTCGGAGTACCGCGCCCGCGTGCTGATGCTGCAAGCCTTTGCGCAGGATGTCATCGACGAGATTAAGGATGACACCTACCGGGCGTTCGTCACCGAGCGCGTGCGCCAGCGCTTTGCCGAATCGTTCGCATAA
- a CDS encoding trypsin-like peptidase domain-containing protein: MSAKSKVSIAIVVVTAFTAGIFFATIGANYFNAKEAVGTATTAAPSAAALPVSPQMAAMQEAFTQVAETVNPAVVQIQAEKVIQRRSPFAGTPFEEFFGGRGGGTYRSQGIGSGVVVRSSGYIVTNNHVVENADNLSVRMFDGTTYDAEIVGTDPLSDLAVIKVDATELPTVPYADVESVETGQWVVAFGSPLSAQLSNTVTAGIVSAVGRLRAASQDGGVQNFIQTDAAINPGNSGGPLVNLKGQIIGINTAIISETGGYQGIGFAIPVNTVKRVAEQLIADGTVQRARLGIRYGPAPQTLIENEDLPAGAAVIGQVNEGSAADEAGLKAGDIIVSIDGQTLEDYLQVGNVILGKQPGDTVQLTVQRNGERQTFTVTLGAMNPGPTASNGSSGEGDEDSLTSEDIMSELGFAYRDITPEIARQLGLETSEGVIITEVDQSNRMVRNSGIQPRMVIVQMAGQRVTGADSFEAIYQQIEPGQSFRIMLQSPNGFMYVSSLTKPAN; this comes from the coding sequence ATGAGTGCAAAAAGCAAAGTATCGATAGCAATCGTGGTGGTTACGGCATTTACCGCCGGCATCTTTTTCGCCACCATAGGTGCCAATTACTTCAATGCCAAGGAGGCCGTAGGCACAGCAACCACGGCAGCCCCCTCGGCCGCGGCGTTGCCGGTTAGCCCGCAGATGGCTGCCATGCAAGAAGCCTTTACCCAAGTTGCTGAAACCGTCAACCCGGCGGTCGTCCAAATTCAGGCGGAAAAAGTCATACAACGGCGCAGCCCGTTTGCTGGCACGCCGTTCGAAGAGTTCTTTGGCGGGCGGGGCGGCGGCACGTATCGCTCGCAAGGCATCGGCTCGGGCGTGGTCGTGCGTTCCAGCGGGTACATCGTCACCAATAACCACGTGGTGGAAAATGCCGACAACTTAAGCGTGCGCATGTTCGACGGCACGACCTACGACGCCGAAATTGTGGGCACCGATCCGCTGAGCGACCTGGCCGTCATTAAGGTCGACGCAACCGAGTTGCCCACCGTCCCCTACGCCGATGTTGAATCGGTAGAGACCGGGCAGTGGGTGGTGGCGTTTGGCTCCCCGCTCTCCGCACAGCTAAGCAACACCGTTACCGCAGGCATCGTCTCAGCCGTCGGGCGCCTGCGCGCGGCCTCCCAAGACGGCGGCGTCCAGAACTTCATTCAGACCGATGCCGCCATCAACCCCGGAAACTCCGGCGGCCCCTTGGTAAACCTTAAGGGGCAAATCATCGGCATCAACACAGCCATTATCTCCGAGACCGGCGGCTATCAAGGCATTGGCTTCGCCATTCCGGTGAACACCGTGAAACGGGTCGCCGAACAATTGATCGCCGATGGCACCGTGCAGCGCGCGCGCCTCGGCATCCGCTACGGCCCGGCGCCGCAAACGCTCATTGAAAACGAAGACCTACCAGCCGGCGCTGCCGTCATTGGGCAGGTGAACGAAGGATCGGCCGCCGACGAAGCCGGCCTCAAGGCAGGCGACATCATTGTAAGCATCGATGGGCAGACGCTGGAAGATTACCTGCAGGTGGGCAATGTCATTCTTGGCAAACAACCCGGTGACACCGTGCAGCTCACGGTACAGCGTAACGGCGAACGTCAGACCTTTACCGTCACGCTTGGGGCCATGAACCCCGGCCCAACGGCTTCAAACGGATCTTCGGGCGAGGGCGACGAGGACAGCCTGACGAGCGAAGACATCATGAGTGAGCTAGGCTTTGCTTATCGCGATATCACCCCCGAAATCGCACGTCAGCTGGGCCTAGAGACGTCAGAAGGTGTTATCATCACGGAGGTAGACCAGAGCAACCGCATGGTGCGCAACTCCGGCATCCAGCCCCGCATGGTCATCGTGCAGATGGCGGGACAGCGCGTAACCGGCGCGGATTCCTTCGAGGCGATCTACCAACAGATTGAGCCGGGACAGAGCTTCCGGATCATGCTCCAAAGCCCGAACGGCTTCATGTACGTCTCCTCCCTCACGAAGCCCGCGAACTAA